From Rutidosis leptorrhynchoides isolate AG116_Rl617_1_P2 chromosome 3, CSIRO_AGI_Rlap_v1, whole genome shotgun sequence, a single genomic window includes:
- the LOC139898966 gene encoding NADH dehydrogenase [ubiquinone] 1 alpha subcomplex subunit 2-like, with translation MAAWMGHLSKSIKEVRLLFCQTSPASSSTRSFIEKNYKDLKKANPKLPILIRECSGTEPQLWARYDMGVERGIRLEGMSETQISKALEDLAKAGSTR, from the exons ATGGCGGCATGGATGGGGCACTTATCCAAAAGTATTAAAGAAGTTCGTCTTCTATTCTGTCAGACTTCACCTGCTAGTTCTTCCACAAG ATCATTTATTGAAAAGAATTACAAGGACCTGAAGAAAGCAAACCCTAAGTTGCCGATTCTGATCCGAGAGTGCAGCGGTACCGAACCTCAGCTCTGGGCGAGATACG ACATGGGCGTTGAAAGAGGCATTCGTTTGGAAGGGATGTCCGAAACCCAGATATCTAAAGCGCTGGAGGACCTTGCTAAGGCTGGGTCGACCCGTTAA
- the LOC139902307 gene encoding uncharacterized protein At1g24485-like, translated as MAIQLFNFRLVLLLATFSFSVSGQIIASINCGATDVILDTKGVVWTPDTSFISNGVPRVVQPSNSISDIMDTLRVFTSRNKNCYSIPVTQGTKVLVRAIFNYGNYDGLSKPPSFDLQFDGNFWTTVQTSATGLTMDEVTYVTKGDDVSVCLAQTKSGQFPIISTIEVSGLDSEIYTELDDNRALLLVGRLSYGASETLRFPSDPYDRIWMGTTPDGTENVTSDAIFIDSTGPNNPPSGIFQNAITVASTTDSLFVASTTPKSLPFYLNMYFSEVKALDSTETRSFDVYETSSSGNTRLPGSISPPYDTINVTSVYNITVNSATNISLVATSASDYPPLINAIEGFYISDVLTDGTDSNDVAALSLLQSTFDVLGDWKGDPCLPATYTWDWLNCSNDATPRVTALYLDSFGLSGIFPDISSMDALNTIDLHNNTLIGTIPSSLGTLPNLQLLNLADNQFTGAIPSSLSKNNKLKLTATGNPGLCTSGKSCSSSPGTTNSSQGTISSSPDSTTLTKNKKKSKLPVVLGTTIPIFILTWIVAAIFIVLRKKGKSSNINLPNVTVGGANGHSGQGSNGNVDGLQKFGEEIINEVTNNITQQTYGSPSPLLNSSGLASDLYGQTGVQNP; from the exons ATGGCCATACAGTTATTTAactttcgactggttcttctcttAGCTACATTTTCATTCTCCGTTTCTGGCCAAA TAATTGCGAGCATAAATTGTGGGGCAACGGACGTCATATTAGATACGAAAGGCGTAGTTTGGACCCCCGATACTAGTTTCATCTCAAACGGTGTTCCACGTGTAGTTCAACCTAGTAACTCGATATCGGATATTATGGACACCTTAAGGGTTTTCACTAGTAGAAACAAGAATTGTTATTCTATCCCTGTCACACAAGGTACAAAAGTACTAGTTCGCGCGATTTTCAACTATGGAAACTACGACGGATTGTCAAAACCACCATCGTTCGATCTTCAGTTCGATGGGAACTTTTGGACAACGGTTCAGACTTCAGCTACCGGGTTAACAATGGACGAAGTCACTTATGTTACAAAAGGAGACGATGTGAGCGTGTGCTTGGCTCAAACAAAGTCCGGTCAGTTCCCGATAATATCAACTATTGAAGTAAGTGGTCTCGATTCAGAAATTTATACTGAACTTGATGATAATCGCGCTTTGCTCTTAGTCGGTCGGTTATCTTATGGTGCAAGTGAAACATTAAG GTTCCCGAGTGATCCTTATGATCGGATATGGATGGGCACGACGCCTGATGGAACTGAAAATGTCACAAGTGATGCAATTTTCATCGATTCGACTGGACCTAATAACCCTCCATCGGGAATTTTCCAAAACGCAATCACAGTTGCAAGCACAACCGACAGCTTATTCGTTGCATCAACTACTCCAAAGAGTCTTCCATTTTACTTGAATATGTACTTTTCCGAGGTTAAAGCCCTCGATTCTACTGAAACAAGATCATTTGATGTTTACGAGACATCGAGCTCTGGCAATACTCGTTTGCCAGGCTCGATTTCACCGCCTTATGACACCATAAATGTAACCTCGGTTTATAATATCACTGTAAATTCAGCTACAAATATTTCTTTAGTTGCAACTAGTGCATCTGATTATCCTCCTCTTATTAACGCTATCGAGGGGTTCTACATTAGTGACGTTTTGACTGATGGTACTGATAGCAATGACG TTGCAGCTTTAAGTTTGTTACAAAGCACATTCGACGTGTTAGGAGATTGGAAAGGCGACCCATGTCTCCCCGCAACGTACACGTGGGACTGGCTCAACTGCAGCAACGATGCTACGCCTCGTGTAACTGCGTT GTATCTTGATAGCTTTGGTCTTTCTGGTATATTTCCAGATATTAGCTCTATGGATGCTCTTAATACAAT TGATTTGCACAATAACACCTTGATTGGAACAATTCCTAGTTCTCTTGGCACTTTGCCTAATCTCCAGTTACT CAATTTAGCAGATAACCAATTTACTGGAGCCATACCCAGTTCATTATCAAAGAACAACAAACTGAAATTAAC TGCTACAGGAAATCCGGGTTTGTGTACATCCGGTAAGTCCTGCTCTAGTTCTCCGGGGACCACCAATTCATCTCAGGGGACGATCAGCTCATCCCCAGATAGCACCACCCTTactaaaaacaaaaagaaaagcaAGTTACCAGTGGTACTAGGAACCACAATTCCAATATTTATTCTTACATGGATTGTCGCGGCTATATTTATCGTTTTACGTAAGAAAGGAAAATCGTCAAACATCAATTTACCAAATGTTACAG TTGGCGGAGCAAATGGACATTCCGGCCAAGGTTCAAATGGGAATGTTGATGGGTTACAAAAATTCGGTGAAGAAATTATAAATGAGGTTACGAACAACATAACGCAACAAACATACGGATCACCTTCACCGTTACTAAACAGTTCGGGTCTTGCTAGCGATTTATATGGACAAACAGGAGTACAAAATCCCTGA